From Demequina capsici:
AGTAGCCACGGCCGACCGGGGCCACGAACCACGGGCTGTCGGGTTCGTCGGTGTAGGAGCGCTGGATCGTCGCCCACCTGGGCGCGTCGGTGCTCGTCGGCATCTCGTCGACGGTCACGTCAAGGTTGATTGTGCTGGTCATGATTTCTCCATGGTTTGTCCGAGCCTCAGCCCGGCCCCGGAGGCACGACGCCCCCGAAGATCAAAGGGCGCTAATTCGCGCCAGTCCGCACACAGTCCGCAAGAAGTCCACAAGCGGCCACCAATAGCCACCAGTCGAATGGAGCGTCGAGCCTGGTAGATCAACAAACGCCACCAATGGCCACCAACGCCAATCAGTGCGTGAAGCGAACCCGGCGTATCGGCCAGCTCATCCGCCTTGCGCATTGCCTGCGCCGACCCCGCCGCGAGTGCGAAGGGGTGGGCGCCGTCCTGCCGGAACGGCTGCAGCTCCGCCCTGCGATCGAGCGCTCCTTGGCGAATCGAACGACGCGGGCCGATCTGCGTTTCGAGGAGTCGGGCCGCCACGTGGCGCCCCGGCCCGAGCGGCCGGATCAGGCGAGGACGGGCGCGGTCGCCTCCCGGCGGCGCAGCGCCACCGCGAGTCCGAGCCCCATCACCGCTGCGGCCACGCCGACGACGCCCACCGCGACGGTCAGCCCGCCTGCGGCCGCGGTGAAACCGCCCATCAGCAGCGGCGTGAGGAACTGGCCCAGGAAGAACGCCGAGTTCCACATGCCGGTCGCTCGTCCGCGCTCCTCGAAGCGGAGCGGAGCGATGGTCCATGTGAGGAGGGTCGGCAGCAGCAGCCCGGATCCCGCTGAGGCGATCACCGCGCCGACGCCGACACCAGCGAAGGACGAGCCTGCGAGCCAGATCACGATCATGCCGACGGCCTGAAGGCCGAACGCAGCGGGGAGCAGCACCTTCGCCTGGAGGCGTGCCACCCTGGCGAACGTGAACGCTCCGGCCGCGGTGGCCAACGAGGCGATGGCGGCCATGAGGCCGATCGTCCCCGTGTCGTCGGCTGAGACTCCCGTGCCGACCACCAGATAGCTGGCCTCGATCACCATGACGTAGAACGTGAAGCCGCCGAAGAGCGTGACTGCGAGAGGCACGCCGATCCGGCCCCACGGGATGCGGGCCTTCTCATCGGCTGCCACGTGCGAGTCGGTGGAGCCCTCGCGCGTCGGCTCCCACAGCGAGACCACCATGAGGACCGCGAGGACGATCGCCACGGAGTACATCCAGAAGGGGGTGTGCCAGCCGCCGACGCCGAGCGCGCCTCCGATAACGATGAACGCTGTCGCGCCGAGCGTGGTCGCCACGGTCTGCAGGCCCAGGTACCTGTTGCGACGCTCCGGCTGGTGGAAGTAGTCGACGATCAGCGTGGTGCAGGCAGTCATGATGGCCGCCTCGCACACTCCCACCAGGACGCGGCTGAGCAGGATGGACTGGAGCGACTCGAGGTACGCGGGCGCGGTGCCGGCCAGCGCGTAGGCGACCATGGCGATCACGAGCAGGTTGCGTCGGCCCAGGCGGTCGACGATCTGGCCCGCGAACGGCGCGAACACGGCGATCATGAGCGCCGGGATCGCGACGATCATCGGCACCAGCACCTCGGCGCCCGGGACGGACCCGAAATGCTCGGACAGCTGGGGCAGGATCGGTGTGATGAGGACGGAGCCCATGACGGGCATGCAGCTGCCTGCCAGCAGCAGCGCAGCCTGCCAGGAGGTGGCGCGGCGGGGGGAGACCGCGGCAGCCGCGGACTCGGTGAGCGGATTCGACATTGAATCTCCCGGGGTGAGAGGGGGTGTCAGGCCCGCGTGCGGACGCGGTCGTGCGACCGTGCAGGCGGGATCGCGGCCGCGGGCTGGGACGCCCCGACCGTGCCGTGAAGCGCACCGATGCCCTCCACCCGGAGGACCACGTCGTCCCCGGCGGACAGCGGTGCGGGCCAGAGGTCGCCGGAGCGACCCCAGAGCTCGGCCAGGCATCCACCGTTGCCGGCGGTGCCCGAGCCGAGCACATCGCCCGGGACGACGATCGAGTCCCGGGACGCGTAGGCGACCAGCTCCGCGAAGGGCCAGCCCATGTGTGACAGCAGGTCGTGGCCGACCCGAGTGCCGTTGACGTACGCCTCGAGCTCGAGCTCGAGGAATCCCTCGGCGTGGGCGTGCGGGTCGAGCTCGTCGGCCGTGACGATCCAGGGGCCGAGCGACGTGCCGAAGTCCTTGCCCTTGCACGGGCCGAGCCGCACCTGCATCTCCCGGCTCTGGACGTCGCGTGCCGACCAGTCGTTCATGATCGTGTACCCGAAGACGTGCCTTGCGGCCTGGGCAGGGGTGAGGTCGCGGCCGTCGGATCCGGCGGCTCCTCCGAGGATCGCGGCGACCTCGAGCTCGAAGTCCATCCGGGACGACACGGGCGGGCGGACGGTCGCGTGGTCGCCGAGCAGGGTGTGCGGGTTGGTGAAGTAGAACGTCGGCGCCTCGTACCACTCGGGCGCCACGTGGCTGGCCCCGTCCACGGACGCGCTGATCCCTTCGACGTGCTCCTCGAAGGTGACGAAGTCGCGCACCGAGGCGGCGATGAGCGGCACGAGCAGCTGGACCTCGGCCAGGGCCGCGGCGGGTGAGCCGTCGGCCCATCCGGCGATGCGGTCCAGGTGGTCGCGCCCCAGCGCAAGCGCATCCGCGACGGTGCGTCCGTCCGTGAAGGGGACCGCGGCGTCGTCGATGAGGAGCCCTTCGTGGACGACGCCGCCGACGGTCCAGCGGCCGAGCCTCACGCCGGCACGCTCACCGTCTGCGCCACGCTGGCGACGAGGCCGGGCACGTCCGCGTCGCGCCGTCCCTCAAGCAGCCACGAGCCGAGCAGCGTGGACGACTCGACGACCATCGTGGCGCGCTCGACGCGGCGGGCGTGGAACTCGTCCCAGAAGTCCTGGTCGATCGTGTCGCGCTTGAGGATCAGCTCGCCGAGCACCTCCGTGTCCTCGAGGGCCTGAGCCGCGCCCTGGGCGATGGTGGGAGGGCAGGAGTGGGCGGCGTCGCCGACGCAGACGGCCCGTCCTCGATTCCATCTGCCAGGGATGATGTGGGCGGTGAACCAGGTGTAGTTGACGTGGGACGCGGTGCTCAGGTGCTCGCGGATGTGGTTCCAGGGTCCGTCGTACGCCATCGACTGGCCTCGCATGATCTCGACGGCCTGCTCGTCGGTGACGTCCACGTGGTCGGCAGCGTCCTCCACGAGGAACGCGTACATCGTGTCCTCGCCGGTGGGCGTGTAGCCCGCGATGTACATGGGGCCGCCGTAGTAGAGCTCGGTGTGGGTGACCTCGGCGGGGCGCGGCACGAATGCGCGCCAGATGCCCATCCCGGTGCGCTCCGGCTGCACCTCGATGCCGATCGACTCCCGCACCTTCGAATGCAGGCCGTCGGCGCCCACGAGCAGTCCGTAGGTGCCGACGCTCTCTCCGTTGACCTCGACCTCCACCTCGCTGTCGCCGGTGGTGCAGCCCGTCACCTCGGCGTGGTGGTGCAGGCGCGCGCCGGCGGCGACGGCCGCGTCGGTGAGGATGCGTGCGAGGTCGGGGCGGTACATGCCCATGCCTGCCGGCAGGTCGGGCCCGCCCATGGCGATCTCCGGCATGTCCGCCACGATCGCCGCGCCGGGTCCGGGCGCACGGAGCGTCAGGCCGTTGAACGCGTAGCCGGCGTCCTTGATCTGATCCCACACGCCCAGGTTCACGAAGGCGCGCAGCGCGTTGCCCTGCAGGGTGATGCCCGAGCCGAGCGCGCTCACACAGTCGGCCTTGTCGAACATGTCCACCTCGACGCCCTCCCGGGCGAGCTGGATGGCGAGCGCGGTGGCGGCGACGCCACCTCCGGCGATGGCGACACGCGTCGTTGCGGTCATGGTTCTTCCCTTCCTTCTTCCGGGGCAGGTGGGTGGGATCGGTCAGAGCAGGGCGATGGGGTTGATGGGGGAGCCGACGGCTCCGGTGATCGGCAGGGGGGCTGCGGTGAGGAGGAACTCGTAGCGTCGCTCGGCGGCGCAGATCTGCGCGAGGCGGTCGAGGTCCCACATCTCGCCGATGGTGAGGCCCATGTGGGGGATCGCGACCTGGTGGAGCGGCTGGAAGGCGTCATCGAACTCGTTGGGGCGCACCTCGAAGCCCCACGTGTCGGTGGCGATCGCAGCGATGTCGCGTGCGCGGATCCACGGTGCGGTGGTGAAGGACATCCCCGGCGCGGGGCCTCCTGCGTACTCGCCCCAACCGTCGCGGCGGGCCCGGGTGAGCTGTCCCGTGCGGACCAGGAGGATGTCGCCGGGGCCGACGGTGCTGGTGGGACCTTGCGCGTCGACGCATGACTCGAGGTCGTCGACGGTGATTGCGTAGCCGTCTTCCAGCTCGCCCGTGGCGGGGGAGACGTGCCTTCCCAGGTCGAGCAGGACGCCCCGGCCGGTGATGACGGAGGCGGCGTGCTCGATGCCGGTGACCAGGTCGCCGTCCGACGTCACGACGTCGCCGGCGGGTCGTCCGTTCCAGGCGACGCCGTGGTCGAAGATGTGGCCTAGCCCGTCCCACTGGGTGGAGCACTGCAGGGGCATGGCGATCACGTCGTCGGCGCCACCGATGCCATGAGGGAAGCCCTGGACACCGCGCTCCGCGTCGGTGCCGGTGTCGAGCATCGTGTGGACGGGATTCGTGCGCCGGCGCCAGCCCCGCTGAGGGCCGTTCATGTCGAAAGGCAGGGAGAGGGAGACGCTGACGCCGGTGCGAACCAGGCCTGCCGCACGGGTGCGCGCCGTCTCGTCGATCAGGTTGAGGGTGCCGAGCGCATCGTCCTGGCCCCACCGGCCCCAGTTCGTGACGGCGCTCGCCATGGCGGCGATGGCTGCCTCGGGGGCGCTCGGATCGAGCCGTGCGGATGTGACGGTCATGTCTCTCCCTTGGGACGCTCCATTGCGTCCAGCTCCAGTCAAGCCCACGTCAAGGCATCAGCCAAGGCGAATTCTCGGATATCGACTATTCGTGTCGCCGATA
This genomic window contains:
- a CDS encoding fumarylacetoacetate hydrolase family protein, producing MRLGRWTVGGVVHEGLLIDDAAVPFTDGRTVADALALGRDHLDRIAGWADGSPAAALAEVQLLVPLIAASVRDFVTFEEHVEGISASVDGASHVAPEWYEAPTFYFTNPHTLLGDHATVRPPVSSRMDFELEVAAILGGAAGSDGRDLTPAQAARHVFGYTIMNDWSARDVQSREMQVRLGPCKGKDFGTSLGPWIVTADELDPHAHAEGFLELELEAYVNGTRVGHDLLSHMGWPFAELVAYASRDSIVVPGDVLGSGTAGNGGCLAELWGRSGDLWPAPLSAGDDVVLRVEGIGALHGTVGASQPAAAIPPARSHDRVRTRA
- a CDS encoding cyclase family protein yields the protein MTVTSARLDPSAPEAAIAAMASAVTNWGRWGQDDALGTLNLIDETARTRAAGLVRTGVSVSLSLPFDMNGPQRGWRRRTNPVHTMLDTGTDAERGVQGFPHGIGGADDVIAMPLQCSTQWDGLGHIFDHGVAWNGRPAGDVVTSDGDLVTGIEHAASVITGRGVLLDLGRHVSPATGELEDGYAITVDDLESCVDAQGPTSTVGPGDILLVRTGQLTRARRDGWGEYAGGPAPGMSFTTAPWIRARDIAAIATDTWGFEVRPNEFDDAFQPLHQVAIPHMGLTIGEMWDLDRLAQICAAERRYEFLLTAAPLPITGAVGSPINPIALL
- a CDS encoding FAD-dependent monooxygenase: MTATTRVAIAGGGVAATALAIQLAREGVEVDMFDKADCVSALGSGITLQGNALRAFVNLGVWDQIKDAGYAFNGLTLRAPGPGAAIVADMPEIAMGGPDLPAGMGMYRPDLARILTDAAVAAGARLHHHAEVTGCTTGDSEVEVEVNGESVGTYGLLVGADGLHSKVRESIGIEVQPERTGMGIWRAFVPRPAEVTHTELYYGGPMYIAGYTPTGEDTMYAFLVEDAADHVDVTDEQAVEIMRGQSMAYDGPWNHIREHLSTASHVNYTWFTAHIIPGRWNRGRAVCVGDAAHSCPPTIAQGAAQALEDTEVLGELILKRDTIDQDFWDEFHARRVERATMVVESSTLLGSWLLEGRRDADVPGLVASVAQTVSVPA
- a CDS encoding MFS transporter, encoding MSNPLTESAAAAVSPRRATSWQAALLLAGSCMPVMGSVLITPILPQLSEHFGSVPGAEVLVPMIVAIPALMIAVFAPFAGQIVDRLGRRNLLVIAMVAYALAGTAPAYLESLQSILLSRVLVGVCEAAIMTACTTLIVDYFHQPERRNRYLGLQTVATTLGATAFIVIGGALGVGGWHTPFWMYSVAIVLAVLMVVSLWEPTREGSTDSHVAADEKARIPWGRIGVPLAVTLFGGFTFYVMVIEASYLVVGTGVSADDTGTIGLMAAIASLATAAGAFTFARVARLQAKVLLPAAFGLQAVGMIVIWLAGSSFAGVGVGAVIASAGSGLLLPTLLTWTIAPLRFEERGRATGMWNSAFFLGQFLTPLLMGGFTAAAGGLTVAVGVVGVAAAVMGLGLAVALRRREATAPVLA